In a single window of the Rhopalosiphum padi isolate XX-2018 chromosome 1, ASM2088224v1, whole genome shotgun sequence genome:
- the LOC132931753 gene encoding girdin, with the protein MDGEIAASAVAAAIDEIPTKVQLNLNVEEAAGGCGSDSGVDVTPAVSCDSSLASGCYDPCKSPLGPFSPTETGGPSSLPCYPTSAVGYSRPSTPTWRRSADRQPCKLPSSMSSSFHFETARNSPPRAEPPKKTDLNAAAKQSKVSTVKKLVSTYDMVKSLDRYATLPRRRRKSKENLAVTSTSPAGTAVVPTPPREPSLNRAASLRRKHIEQGALAHLNGGGVGGSGSGSGMTASTPSPVKPTLPKATRPPPVVARTKIYHEVCSQTCLTGEDITKVLSGSILPPIENRVETNDAEVQVDLVEKRINALETELKEKTEQLDCKTKKINEQQECLKNLQERLNHDDLDTCRQIDAYSLRLCNIFQINDCLDPTPSNILEILENQVATTSSVINEQQKELNHLKTLCTSLHKDLEKSYAAQKSLLQANQASEMESSEIQDFLQAEKTMLSDTIKELEKEVKDYKEQLAVKGKEASKTMEQCTHLVRISEQRRQENLSLQAKMRVMENKSRELLQQQETTVSSAVVGLCGLGSRLDALLDKLVKSYSISEVDIEDEVYFNEAYTNGDSSSDSEQLNGSSNKSDSKSLMSAIVSAIKSAPTNWHKGKFDKNLAASTNSQESPINPPMKRLQTSESMKELQKTYSPVNKRNGSTGDLLSQTDSLDDCSDLQSAESESLNNLSEAIVARQQLELSMNNTSTGNFDFEFLEDFRAPDADLLDQVIDLDNTVTKLLKVITLVQTNSKEQSPHSERHEIKYTNGVNGKNRQYSSQSPLIHDSDESNCKRPPIVPMQELNSSSPKALNGIM; encoded by the exons ATGGACGGCGAGATCGCTGCTTCCGCCGTCGCCGCTGCAATCGATGAAATACCCACCAAGGTGCAGTTGAACTTGAACGTCGAAGAAGCCGCGGGTGGTTGTGGCAGCGACAGCGGAGTGGACGTGACACCAGCAGTGTCATGTGACTCGAGCTTGGCGTCGGGTTGTTACGACCCGTGTAAGAGCCCGCTGGGCCCGTTCAGCCCGACCGAAACCGGCGGTCCGTCCTCGTTGCCCTGTTACCCGACCTCGGCTGTCGGCTACAGCAGGCCGTCCACGCCGACTTGGCGCAGGTCCGCTGACCGGCAGCCGTGCAAGTTACCGAGTAGCATGTCGTCGTCGTTCCACTTCGAGACGGCCAGGAACAGCCCGCCCAGAGCTGAGCCGCCGAAGAAAACCGACCTAAACGCGGCAGCCAAACAGTCTAAGGTGTCGACGGTCAAGAAGTTAGTCAGCACGTACGACATGGTCAAATCGCTGGACAGGTACGCCACGTTGCCCAGGCGGAGGAGGAAGTCCAAGGAAAATCTCGCAGTTACCTCCACCTCGCCGGCCGGCACCGCAGTCGTCCCCACGCCGCCCAGAGAACCCAGTCTGAACCGGGCGGCCAGTCTGAGGAGAAAGCACATCGAACAGGGTGCTCTCGCCCACCTTAACGGTGGCGGTGTCGGAGGCAGCGGTAGCGGTAGTGGTATGACTGCCAGTACCCCATCACCGGTGAAACCAACTCTTCCGAAAGCGACCAGGCCACCGCCGGTTGTTGCCAGGACGAAGATATACCACGAGGTGTGCTCGCAGACTTGCCTGACTGGCGAAGATATCACCAAAGTGCTATCGGGTAGTATATTGCCTCCGATTGAAAACAGGGTTGAAACTAATGACGCTGAAGTACAG GTCGATTTAGTGGAAAAAAGGATCAATGCACTTGAGACTGAGCTAAAGGAAAAGACTGAACAATTAgactgtaaaacaaaaaaaatcaatgaacaACAAGAGTGCCTTAAAAATTTACAAGAACGGCTGAATCATGATGATTTGGACACGTGTAGACAAATTGATGCTTATAGTCTACGACTatgcaatatttttcaaataaatg attgtttGGATCCTACACCCTCAAACATCTTAGAAATATTGGAAAATCAAGTGGCAACCACTTCCTCAGTGATCAATGAACAGCAAAAAGAACTCAACCACCTTAAGACTCTTTGTACTTCTTTACATAAA GATTTGGAAAAGAGCTATGCGGCTCAAAAATCACTTTTGCAAGCCAATCAAGCCTCTGAAATGGAATCCTCAGAAATTCAAGACTTTTTGCAAGCTGAGAAGACTATGCTATCAGACACAATTAAAGAACTAGAAAAAGAA GTCAAGGATTATAAAGAACAGTTGGCCGTAAAAGGAAAAGAAGCTTCTAAAACTATGGAGCAATGTACACATTTAGTACGGATATCTGAACAACGAAGACAAGAGAATTTGTCACTACAAGCAAAAATGCGGGTTATGGAAAATAAAAGTCGTGAATTGTTACAACAACAAGAAACGACTGTGTCAAGTGCTGTTGTAGGTCTATGTGGATTAGGCAGTCGTCTTGATGCACTTTTGGATAAACTTGTCAAATCCTATTCCATTTCAGAAGTTGATATCGAA gATGAAGTATACTTTAATGAAGCATACACAAATGGAGACAGCAGCAGTGATTCTGAACAACTTAATGGTTCATCAAATAAGTCGGACTCAAAAAGCCTTATGTCTGCTATTGTTTCTGCCATTAAATCAGCACCAACTAACTGGCATAAAGGGAAATTTGATAAAAACCTTgcag ctAGCACAAATTCACAAGAATCTCCTATTAATCCTCCTATGAAACGTCTACAAACATCAGAATCTATGAAAGAACTACAGAAAACATATTCTCCCGTTAATAAACGAAACGGATCAACTGGTGATCTATTATCACAAACTGATTCCTTAGACg ATTGTAGTGATTTACAATCGGCCGAAAGTGAATCCTTGAATAATCTGTCAGAGGCCATAGTTGCCAGACAACAATTGGAGTTGAGCATGAACAATACTAGCACTGGAAACTTTGACTTTGAATTTTTGGAGGACTTCCGAGCACCAGATGCTGATCTCTTAGACCAAGTGATTGACTTAGACAATACAGTCACCAAGTTGTTAAAAGTCATCACTCTTGTTCAGACAAACAGCAAAGAACAATCTCCACATTCAGAAAG ACATGAAATCAAATACACAAATGGTGTCAATGGTAAAAACAGGCAGTATTCCTCACAGTCCCCATTGATACATGATAGTGATGAATCGAATTGTAAACGGCCACCAATAGTGCCTATGCAGGAACTAAACTCAAGCTCACCAAAAGCTTTAAATGGAATAATGTGa